A single genomic interval of Anopheles marshallii chromosome 2, idAnoMarsDA_429_01, whole genome shotgun sequence harbors:
- the LOC128718784 gene encoding 26S proteasome regulatory subunit 6A-B-like has translation MAENIPVVESMAINIDVPEYEEFVLSLSTEELVSYGLKMDNVISSMQQDIIERERRAAALKCMLDKNTAFLDENRKAPYLVANVLEVLDMDPLDDERECVDGMVLQDSQRKGKCAIIKTSTREICILPLVGLVDFDKLIPGDLVGVNRDTFMIMNILPKEHDTRVQAMQVTERPTEQYTDIGGLNNQIQELIEAIELPLTHKDKLIRLGIRPSKGVLLYGAPGTGKTLLARACAAETCAYFIKLAGSQLVQRCIGDGAKLVRDVFALAKEKAPTIIFIDELDAIGTKRFDSSQAGSREVQRTMLELLYQMDGFESTDDIKVIGATNRVDLLDPALLRSGRLDRKIEFPHPNDAARVRILQVHSRQMNVSADVNFEEIARCTDDMNGAQCKAVCLEAGIIAIKRSAAVVEHEDFMEAINEVQAKKKANLNYFS, from the coding sequence ATGGCTGAAAATATTCCCGTAGTGGAGTCGATGGCGATCAATATCGACGTTCCTGAGTATGAAGAGTTTGTGTTATCATTGTCAACTGAAGAACTGGTGTCGTACGGCCTGAAAATGGACAACGTGATCAGCTCAATGCAACAAGATATCATCGAACGTGAACGGCGTGCTGCAGCGTTAAAATGTATGTTGGATAAAAACACCGCATTTCTGGACGAGAACCGTAAGGCGCCCTATCTTGTGGCGAACGTTCTGGAGGTGTTGGATATGGATCCACTGGATGATGAGCGAGAATGTGTGGACGGCATGGTGTTGCAGGATTCACAACGAAAGGGCAAGTGTGCGATTATAAAAACCTCTACACGGGAAATTTGCATCCTGCCCTTAGTAGGCCTCGTGGATTTTGATAAACTGATCCCAGGAGATTTGGTTGGAGTTAATCGGGATACTTTCATGATTATGAACATCCTACCGAAGGAGCATGACACACGGGTTCAGGCGATGCAGGTGACCGAACGTCCAACGGAGCAGTACACCGATATCGGAGGATTGAACAACCAAATCCAGGAGTTGATCGAAGCGATCGAGCTACCCCTGACGCACAAGGACAAGTTAATACGTTTGGGCATTCGGCCCTCGAAGGGTGTGCTGTTGTACGGCGCGCCCGGGACTGGAAAAACACTGCTAGCGCGTGCGTGTGCCGCCGAAACATGCGCTTACTTTATAAAGCTTGCCGGCTCACAGCTGGTACAGAGGTGCATCGGTGACGGTGCCAAGCTGGTAAGGGACGTGTTCGCCCTGGCGAAGGAAAAAGCGCCGACTATCATCTTCATCGACGAGCTGGATGCGATCGGTACGAAGCGTTTCGACTCATCCCAGGCCGGCAGTCGGGAGGTCCAGCGCACGATGCTTGAGCTGCTGTATCAGATGGATGGATTCGAATCGACGGACGACATAAAGGTGATTGGAGCGACCAACCGGGTTGACTTACTCGATCCGGCCCTGCTACGTTCCGGGCGTCTCGATAGGAAAATTGAGTTTCCACACCCGAACGATGCAGCACGGGTACGCATCTTGCAGGTTCATTCGCGCCAGATGAACGTCAGTGCCGATGTTAACTTTGAGGAGATTGCCCGTTGTACGGATGACATGAATGGGGCACAGTGTAAGGCGGTTTGCTTGGAGGCCGGTATAATTGCGATAAAACGATCGGCGGCCGTGGTTGAGCACGAAGACTTCATGGAGGCAATCAATGAAGTGCAAGCGAAGAAGAAAGCTAATTTGAATTACTTTTCATAG